The following is a genomic window from Deinococcus sp. LM3.
GGCGGGAACCGGCCGACAGCTGACGTGAGCAGCCCGCCCTCGGCTACGCCCAACCAGGGTCGCGGCCGGAAGCAGAAGCGCCCACCACCGCCGGTGCCGCGGCCCGGACGCCATCACGGCCTTCGCGACGGGCGGGTGCAACTGGCCCTTCAGACAAGAGTTTCCAGGCGGCACGAGATGCCCTCCAGGACGCTACCGAGCATAGCCCCATGTGGATTTTTATCGGTCAGAACAGCATTCTTCGTGTCTCGATCCCCTGTACCCCGTACCACACGACATCCGACGCCTCTCGCCTTTTCGTACTTCGACCGGCAGATGCTCGTATCCGGGCTGTTCAGGCTGAGAAAGGCTCATCACGGCCGAAAATCTCCTCCAGGACGCAACAGGGAAAATGCCGTGCTGACCGACGTTTCTCCTCCTCTGTGCCATCGCAACGTTGTGTGGCGCGCGATTCCAGCGGGCGTGGAAACTCTTGTTTGAAGCGCTCCAAGAGTGGAACTGGATCTTCACCGAACTGCACCAGGGCAGCGGAGGTGAACTGATACGGACTCCGATTGAATGGGCTGCAAAGCCCGTTCAATCCGAGCGAAGCGAGTGGGAGCAAAACGGGTTCCGGACGTGGAGCCGACAATCCGGTGAAGTTCCGGATTGTCGGCGAAACAAACGGAATCCGTATGATAATGGTGCGGACAGGTTCAAGCAGCTTTGACGCCGAGATCCAGCGGCCTGGACGGATGTTCCTCCAATTCAACGAATCGCCGTGAAAGACCCAGATTGGCCAGAATTCGCGAGGCGAACAGCCGGTTAAACGCGCGCCGCTTCACGTCCTCGTACGAAAACGGCACCACATCAGCCGGTCTGCCCGTACGGGCAGACCGCTCCAGTAGGTACTCCGCACGACCCAACGAAAGCGCAAAACACGCGGCGTTCCAGTGATTCTCCAGCCCCGTCGTCGACCGGAGCTGGCAGGTCGTCAGCCCCGCGAACTGCTTGGCATCACGGAAGACGAACTCCAGCTGGAACCGGGCGCTGTACAGCGCCCGGATCTCCTGTGCCGGCATGGTCGTGTCCGTGCTGCACAGCACCACATGGGCCTTCACCTGACCCTTCCGATCAAGACGCTCGATCACCACCACCCGCAGAAAGCGGCCGAAGTGAGGGGCCCACACCACCCGCGTCCACACCCGCTCCTGAGCGTCACCCGGAACGCTCTGCCACCCGCTCCAATCTTTGAAATCGACCTTGCCACCCCACTTCCGCCGGGCACCCCGGCGTGTGGGATGCGCGCCAGTGAACGGGTAGAGCAGGTTGGCATTCGACTGGAGCTTGGTGACGAAAGCGATCTTCTCGGCATGGACGGCGTCCATGAACATCTTCTTGGCGTACTGGCCGTCAGCCACGACCGCGCGCAGATGGCCGGACAGCCAAGCGCGTCGCTGGGTGAAGACGTCTTTCAGTTGCTCCAGATACTGTTCGAGGCGATCTGCCCGGTCCTGTTTGGGCCGGGTCTGACGGATGTCCAGCGGGAAGGCATGCTGGCCGGTGAGGCTGATCAGGGCCAGGCAGGACAACTCCAGTCCGGTGTCGGAACGGCTCTGCGAGCCGTTCCAGAACGCCCCGAGCCCTTCGGTCTTCTTGCCTGACTTGGGGATGAAACTGGCGTCGATGGCCAGGATGAACCGTGAACCGAGGACCCCCCAGCGAATCAGGAGTCGCACCAGTCCCCAGTGGAGTTCATCCCAGGGCAGCGTCTTGTGCATCCATCGGCGGAAGGTGCGCTCGTCCCACTCGCTGTAGCGGCTGAAGTTCCTGGCGTTGACCCGGCCTGGAATGGCTTGCCAGAGGGGAATGAGGTGAGCGAAGAAGCGGGTCTGGTGGGCTGGGAGTCCGAG
Proteins encoded in this region:
- a CDS encoding transposase, translating into MLPLLLLFLGLPAHQTRFFAHLIPLWQAIPGRVNARNFSRYSEWDERTFRRWMHKTLPWDELHWGLVRLLIRWGVLGSRFILAIDASFIPKSGKKTEGLGAFWNGSQSRSDTGLELSCLALISLTGQHAFPLDIRQTRPKQDRADRLEQYLEQLKDVFTQRRAWLSGHLRAVVADGQYAKKMFMDAVHAEKIAFVTKLQSNANLLYPFTGAHPTRRGARRKWGGKVDFKDWSGWQSVPGDAQERVWTRVVWAPHFGRFLRVVVIERLDRKGQVKAHVVLCSTDTTMPAQEIRALYSARFQLEFVFRDAKQFAGLTTCQLRSTTGLENHWNAACFALSLGRAEYLLERSARTGRPADVVPFSYEDVKRRAFNRLFASRILANLGLSRRFVELEEHPSRPLDLGVKAA